In the genome of Bordetella avium, the window CTCATAGACCTGAGCCGCCAGCGCCAGATCTTCTAGTGCGCTGCCCACCGCCTTGAAAACCGTGATCTGACGGTCATCGCAACGGCCAGCCACCCGTCCAGCCACGAGGTCGAACAGGGTTCCCCGGATATCGGCCGGCGTCAGCGTGCCCGCCTTGAAGGCCTCCAACAGATCACCCGACTTGGTCGGCGCCTCATCGGTATCGACATACACCGCATGGCTGGCAAAACACGCCGGGTCGGTTTCTTTCATTTCGGGTTTGAAGCTGCCGATCAGGTCGAGATGGGTGCCCGGCCGCAGCCATTCGCCGCGCACCAAAGGGACGGTAGACAGGGTTGCACAGCTGATGATGTCGGCCCCCTGCACCGCCTCTTGCAGATCGCTCACGGCGCGGGCCTCGATACCCTCTTCGCGCAGGCTGGCGGCCAAGGCTTCGGCGCCTGCCGGTCGCAGATTCCAGATGAGCACCTCCTCGATGGGCCGCACAGCCCTCATGGCGGCAGGCACCAGACCCGCGATACGGCCCGAGCCCAACACCAGCAGACGACGGGCATCGCGGCGAGCCAGATAGTCAGCGCCGAGCGCTGCCGCACCGGCCGTGCGGAAAGCCGTGATCACGTCGCCATCGACCTGGGCCAGCGGCACACCGCTGCGAGCGCTGTATAACGTATAGGTGGCGTGCAAGCCTGGCAGACCATCGCGCGTGTTTTCAGGAAAGATGTTGATGACCTTC includes:
- the lhpI gene encoding bifunctional Delta(1)-pyrroline-2-carboxylate/Delta(1)-piperideine-2-carboxylate reductase, which encodes MQIIDTDATRRVLAFDAVVPTLREAFAGAYTVPPRGVHNIVSGDRQGTTLIMPAWSEAGYFGVKVINIFPENTRDGLPGLHATYTLYSARSGVPLAQVDGDVITAFRTAGAAALGADYLARRDARRLLVLGSGRIAGLVPAAMRAVRPIEEVLIWNLRPAGAEALAASLREEGIEARAVSDLQEAVQGADIISCATLSTVPLVRGEWLRPGTHLDLIGSFKPEMKETDPACFASHAVYVDTDEAPTKSGDLLEAFKAGTLTPADIRGTLFDLVAGRVAGRCDDRQITVFKAVGSALEDLALAAQVYEAHRD